One Herbaspirillum rubrisubalbicans genomic window carries:
- a CDS encoding MerR family transcriptional regulator: MRPSEPTSSTPSPLDKPASPALRRTGAVARMLRMPVATLRVWERRYALTQGQLSPSGQRLYSEADVRRLALIRQLTELGHAIGSLAGLDMEQLHQVAATHAELHAARPAAPQAAPGQWRLAVIGASLAQRLDKPGLVQRLGRPLQLLGPFDSIEQAAMALKREEVDALLLHEPQLHAGWLGALESSAPALSGLPMAVLYGFASEAVCETLAAVGISLLRAPQPDVVILQWLRGLAALSSPARELDTLPPSAAAKRRWSDHELIAFANQSTTVACECPRHVAELLMQLSQFERYSAQCANRNLADAQLHQYLRQMTSESRQRFEAAMTRIALHEGFITEDN, translated from the coding sequence ATGCGCCCATCCGAGCCCACGTCTTCCACCCCCTCCCCGCTGGACAAACCCGCCAGCCCAGCCTTGCGCCGCACGGGCGCGGTCGCACGCATGTTGCGAATGCCGGTCGCCACGCTGCGCGTGTGGGAGCGCCGCTATGCGCTCACCCAGGGCCAGCTCTCGCCCAGCGGCCAGCGCCTGTACTCGGAAGCCGACGTACGACGCCTGGCGCTGATCCGCCAGTTGACCGAACTGGGTCATGCCATCGGTAGCCTGGCCGGGCTGGACATGGAGCAGTTGCACCAGGTCGCGGCCACCCATGCCGAACTGCACGCGGCGCGCCCCGCCGCCCCGCAGGCGGCGCCAGGCCAGTGGCGGCTGGCCGTGATCGGCGCCAGCCTGGCGCAGCGCCTGGACAAGCCGGGGCTGGTGCAGCGCCTGGGGCGTCCCCTGCAATTGCTCGGCCCGTTCGACAGCATCGAGCAGGCCGCCATGGCCTTGAAACGAGAAGAAGTCGATGCGTTGCTGCTGCACGAACCGCAATTGCACGCCGGCTGGCTGGGCGCGCTGGAGAGTTCGGCACCGGCCTTGAGCGGCCTGCCGATGGCGGTGTTGTACGGATTTGCCAGCGAGGCCGTGTGCGAGACGCTGGCCGCGGTGGGCATCAGCCTGTTGCGCGCGCCGCAACCGGATGTGGTGATCCTGCAATGGCTGCGCGGACTGGCGGCCTTGTCCTCACCCGCACGCGAGCTCGACACCCTGCCGCCGAGTGCAGCGGCCAAGCGCCGCTGGAGCGACCACGAGCTCATCGCCTTCGCCAACCAGTCCACCACGGTGGCTTGCGAATGCCCGCGCCACGTGGCCGAGCTGCTGATGCAGTTGTCGCAGTTCGAACGCTACAGCGCCCAGTGCGCCAATCGCAATCTGGCCGATGCGCAATTGCATCAGTACCTGCGGCAAATGACCTCAGAATCACGCCAGCGTTTTGAAGCCGCCATGACGCGCATTGCGCTGCATGAAGGATTCATCACCGAGGACAACTGA
- a CDS encoding thiol-disulfide oxidoreductase DCC family protein, which translates to MDKPDSACKGELTVLYDGGCPLCRREIGLYQRIAEDAPLRFCDISQAAGAPPELLDGLDRADLLARFHVRRDDGVVFSGAEAFVKLWATLPGWRWLARLARLPGMLWLMERGYRGFLRIRPTVQRLVVRLIG; encoded by the coding sequence ATGGATAAGCCTGACAGCGCCTGCAAGGGCGAGCTGACCGTGCTCTATGACGGCGGCTGTCCCTTGTGTCGCCGTGAAATCGGTCTCTACCAGCGCATCGCCGAAGATGCCCCGCTGCGTTTCTGCGATATCAGCCAGGCCGCTGGCGCACCGCCGGAACTGCTGGACGGTCTGGATCGCGCAGACCTGCTGGCGCGCTTTCATGTGCGGCGCGACGATGGCGTTGTCTTCAGTGGAGCCGAAGCCTTTGTGAAGCTTTGGGCGACGTTGCCGGGATGGCGCTGGCTGGCCCGGCTGGCGCGCCTGCCGGGCATGTTGTGGCTGATGGAGCGTGGCTACCGGGGCTTCCTGCGCATTCGCCCGACCGTGCAGCGCCTGGTAGTGCGCCTGATCGGTTAG
- the ruvB gene encoding Holliday junction branch migration DNA helicase RuvB — protein MSIQTDDFSEQRIISATPASANEEAIERALRPKQLDEYVGQEKVRAQLEIFISAARKRGEPLDHTLLFGPPGLGKTTMAHIIAREMGVNLRQTSGPVLERAGDLAALLTNLEANDVLFIDEIHRMSPVVEEILYPALEDYQIDIMIGEGPAARSVRLDLQPFTLVGATTRAGMLTNPLRDRFGIVARLEFYTPPELARIVTRSAGLLNAPIVEEGALEIARRSRGTPRIANRLLRRVRDYAEVKGEGRITREMADAALVMLDVDPVGFDLMDRKLLEAVLFKFGGGPVGLDNLAAAIGEERDTIEDVLEPYLIQQGYLQRTPRGRIATGAAYQHFGVTAPRTGPNGELWGN, from the coding sequence ATGAGCATCCAGACCGACGATTTCTCCGAACAGCGCATCATCTCCGCCACTCCGGCCTCGGCCAACGAGGAAGCCATCGAGCGCGCCCTGCGGCCCAAGCAGCTCGATGAATATGTCGGCCAGGAAAAGGTGCGCGCGCAGCTGGAAATCTTCATCTCGGCCGCCCGCAAGCGCGGCGAACCGCTCGACCACACCCTGCTGTTCGGTCCGCCCGGCCTGGGCAAGACCACCATGGCCCACATCATCGCCCGCGAAATGGGGGTGAACCTGCGCCAGACCTCAGGCCCCGTGCTGGAGCGCGCCGGCGACCTGGCGGCCTTGCTCACCAATCTCGAAGCCAATGACGTGCTCTTCATTGACGAGATCCACCGCATGTCGCCGGTGGTGGAGGAAATCCTCTACCCGGCGCTGGAAGATTATCAGATCGACATCATGATCGGCGAAGGCCCGGCCGCCCGCTCGGTGCGCCTGGACCTGCAACCCTTCACGCTGGTGGGCGCCACCACCCGTGCCGGCATGTTGACCAATCCCCTGCGCGACCGCTTCGGCATCGTCGCCCGCCTGGAGTTCTACACCCCGCCTGAGCTGGCGCGCATCGTCACCCGTAGCGCCGGTCTCTTGAACGCCCCCATCGTCGAGGAGGGCGCGCTGGAGATCGCCCGTCGCAGCCGCGGCACCCCGCGTATTGCCAACCGCCTGTTGCGCCGCGTGCGCGACTATGCGGAGGTCAAGGGCGAGGGCCGCATCACCCGCGAGATGGCCGATGCCGCGCTGGTGATGTTGGATGTGGACCCGGTTGGCTTCGATCTGATGGACCGCAAGCTGCTCGAAGCGGTGCTCTTCAAGTTCGGCGGCGGCCCGGTCGGGCTGGACAACCTGGCTGCGGCCATCGGTGAAGAACGCGACACCATCGAAGACGTGCTGGAGCCCTACCTGATCCAGCAAGGCTACCTGCAGCGCACCCCGCGCGGGCGTATCGCCACTGGCGCGGCCTACCAGCACTTCGGCGTGACCGCACCGCGCACCGGTCCCAATGGCGAGCTGTGGGGTAACTGA
- a CDS encoding DUF808 domain-containing protein, with protein MAGSALFALIDDIATVLDDVSLMTKVAAKKTAGVLGDDLALNAQQVAGVRAERELPVVWAVAKGSLKNKAILVPAALAISAFIPWAVTPLLMLGGAFLCFEGFEKLAHKYLPHEEEHHEVAATAPEDIDPVHYEQDKIKDAVRTDFILSAEIIAITLGTVAGAPLQQQITVLVGIALIMTAGVYGLVAGIVKLDDGGLYLVQHAGTSPWGRVKAGIGRAILAAAPGMMRSLSVIGTIAMFMVGGGILTHGLPLAHHAIEHAAVVVGDLAVIGPVLGAITPTVLNAIFGVLAGGVVLAGVTLVQRVLARFKKN; from the coding sequence ATGGCCGGCAGCGCCCTTTTCGCATTGATTGATGACATCGCCACCGTTCTGGACGACGTTTCCCTGATGACCAAGGTGGCCGCCAAGAAGACCGCTGGCGTATTGGGCGACGACCTGGCCCTGAACGCCCAGCAGGTCGCAGGCGTGCGCGCCGAGCGTGAATTGCCGGTGGTGTGGGCGGTAGCCAAGGGTTCACTGAAGAACAAGGCGATCCTGGTGCCGGCAGCGCTGGCCATCAGCGCCTTCATCCCCTGGGCGGTGACGCCGCTGTTGATGCTGGGTGGCGCCTTTCTCTGCTTTGAAGGCTTCGAGAAACTGGCCCACAAGTATCTTCCGCATGAAGAAGAACATCATGAAGTCGCCGCCACGGCGCCGGAAGACATCGACCCGGTGCACTACGAGCAGGACAAGATCAAGGATGCCGTGCGCACCGATTTCATCCTCTCGGCCGAGATCATCGCCATCACCCTGGGCACCGTGGCCGGGGCGCCCTTGCAGCAGCAGATCACGGTACTGGTGGGCATTGCGCTGATCATGACGGCGGGCGTCTATGGCCTGGTGGCGGGCATCGTCAAGCTCGATGATGGCGGCCTGTACCTGGTGCAGCACGCCGGCACCAGCCCCTGGGGGCGGGTCAAGGCCGGCATCGGGCGCGCCATCCTGGCCGCAGCGCCAGGGATGATGCGCAGTCTCTCGGTGATTGGCACCATCGCCATGTTCATGGTGGGCGGCGGCATCTTGACGCACGGCTTGCCGCTAGCGCATCACGCCATCGAACATGCCGCCGTGGTGGTGGGCGATCTGGCGGTGATCGGGCCGGTACTGGGCGCCATCACGCCGACCGTCTTGAATGCCATCTTTGGCGTGCTGGCCGGGGGCGTAGTACTGGCGGGGGTGACGCTGGTGCAGCGCGTGCTGGCCCGGTTCAAGAAAAACTAG
- a CDS encoding FAD-binding domain-containing protein codes for MYRKHQFDLLLDTPDPDDATAPLTSPVTPAPLAVLSLLPTLAAARERIAAVRPGAYARTRNSLDGAVTGLSPYLTHGMVSLREVLAGVCSRHALEVQHKFVYELGWRAFYRYVWARRGARIFDSLHGGPLPDAAYARELPADIRAGATGLPVIDQAVRTLYQTGTLHNHARMWLASYVVHLRKVHWRAGADWLVGHLLDGDLASNHLSWQWVAGTGSHKPYLFNAENVARYAPVEWHSPGTVVDTSYEALGAIALHPDPVAAEPAQRARQRCQEPALLSAPPEHLCSVAPAAPAVAGRDVWLVHPWSLGELPADLPADTLVLGLYLSDFHLLWPWAPRRWAFVGARMKEMTALCWHGDAASVGRALKAARSVRCQVDPHLAPWLPLWAQCVNPPALFPPVDKPCDLFTQWWRRSTQGLQTAAQLLARQNGRERCDG; via the coding sequence ATGTACCGCAAACACCAATTCGACCTGTTGCTGGATACGCCTGACCCGGACGATGCGACTGCGCCGCTCACCTCTCCCGTGACACCGGCGCCCCTGGCCGTGCTGTCCTTGCTGCCCACCCTGGCTGCCGCCCGCGAGCGCATCGCCGCCGTGCGTCCAGGCGCCTATGCACGTACCCGCAATAGCCTCGATGGCGCCGTCACCGGGCTGTCGCCCTATCTCACGCATGGCATGGTCAGCCTGCGCGAGGTGCTGGCCGGGGTATGCAGTCGTCATGCGCTGGAGGTGCAGCACAAGTTCGTCTATGAACTGGGTTGGCGCGCCTTCTACCGCTACGTCTGGGCGCGTCGCGGGGCGCGCATCTTCGACTCGCTGCATGGCGGCCCCTTGCCCGACGCGGCCTATGCCCGAGAACTGCCGGCCGACATCCGCGCCGGGGCCACCGGCCTGCCGGTGATCGACCAGGCCGTGCGCACCCTGTATCAGACCGGCACGCTGCACAACCATGCCCGCATGTGGCTGGCCAGCTACGTGGTTCACCTGCGCAAGGTGCATTGGCGTGCCGGCGCGGACTGGCTGGTCGGTCACCTGCTGGACGGCGACCTGGCCAGCAACCACCTGAGCTGGCAATGGGTGGCCGGCACCGGCAGCCACAAGCCCTATCTCTTCAATGCCGAGAACGTGGCCAGATACGCTCCGGTCGAGTGGCATAGCCCTGGCACGGTGGTGGATACCTCCTATGAAGCTTTAGGCGCAATAGCGCTCCATCCCGACCCGGTGGCCGCCGAACCCGCCCAGCGGGCGCGCCAGCGCTGCCAGGAGCCAGCCCTGCTGTCAGCACCACCTGAACATTTGTGCAGCGTGGCACCGGCGGCCCCAGCCGTGGCCGGGCGCGATGTCTGGCTGGTCCATCCCTGGAGCCTGGGCGAGTTGCCCGCTGATCTGCCGGCCGATACCCTGGTGCTGGGCCTCTATCTGTCGGATTTCCACCTGCTGTGGCCCTGGGCGCCGCGGCGCTGGGCCTTCGTCGGCGCCCGTATGAAGGAAATGACCGCCTTGTGCTGGCATGGCGATGCCGCCAGCGTCGGGCGCGCCTTGAAAGCCGCGCGCAGCGTGCGCTGCCAGGTCGATCCCCATCTTGCGCCGTGGTTGCCGTTGTGGGCGCAATGCGTCAATCCACCCGCATTGTTCCCGCCGGTGGACAAGCCCTGTGACCTGTTCACCCAATGGTGGCGGCGCAGCACCCAGGGTCTGCAGACGGCAGCCCAATTGCTGGCGCGTCAGAATGGGCGGGAGCGGTGCGATGGATAA
- a CDS encoding 2-keto-4-pentenoate hydratase, with protein sequence MLMSSQALRYAHQLLDARAQSQIIPRISESEPLSVEDAYEIAHNIRNIRVAQGEQPIGRKIGFVVRKNWKRYGIIDDPRIPTWAPMYDTTVRFAEDNHGAQSLTGAVQPRIEPEIVFKLGKSPAPDASLDELADCLEWMAHGFEIVVCPFPKWEFTVADSIAAFGLHGTLIVGEPHVLSSASRHHLPQILASASVSLSCNTESSSVLRAAGFCNDEMDSPLHALWHLHQLLQKQSRFRQLQAGEIITTGTWTDACPIEAGQTWTTAFSGLTLPGLTVSFV encoded by the coding sequence ATGCTAATGTCGAGCCAGGCCCTTCGATACGCGCATCAGTTGCTGGATGCGCGCGCCCAGTCCCAGATCATCCCGCGCATTTCCGAGTCCGAGCCGCTGTCGGTGGAAGATGCCTACGAAATCGCCCACAACATCCGCAATATCCGCGTGGCCCAGGGCGAGCAGCCCATCGGTCGCAAGATCGGCTTTGTGGTGCGCAAGAACTGGAAGCGTTACGGCATCATCGACGATCCCCGCATCCCGACCTGGGCGCCGATGTACGACACCACGGTACGTTTTGCCGAAGACAATCACGGCGCGCAATCCCTGACCGGTGCCGTGCAACCGCGCATCGAACCGGAAATCGTCTTCAAACTCGGCAAGAGCCCGGCGCCCGACGCATCGCTGGATGAACTGGCCGATTGCCTGGAGTGGATGGCGCACGGCTTTGAAATCGTGGTCTGCCCCTTCCCCAAGTGGGAATTCACGGTAGCCGACTCGATTGCCGCTTTCGGTTTGCATGGCACCCTGATCGTGGGCGAGCCGCACGTACTGTCCTCGGCCAGCCGGCATCACCTGCCGCAGATCCTGGCCAGCGCCAGCGTCTCGCTGTCCTGCAATACCGAATCTTCCAGCGTGCTGCGCGCTGCCGGCTTCTGCAACGATGAAATGGACAGCCCCCTGCACGCGCTGTGGCACCTGCACCAGTTGTTGCAAAAGCAATCCCGCTTCCGCCAATTGCAGGCGGGCGAGATCATCACCACCGGCACCTGGACCGACGCCTGTCCCATCGAAGCCGGCCAGACCTGGACCACGGCCTTCTCCGGCCTGACCTTGCCGGGCCTGACGGTGTCCTTCGTCTGA
- a CDS encoding DUF2256 domain-containing protein, with product MTWRRCWAKNWEQVKYCSQACRRQRASVGL from the coding sequence ATGACCTGGCGACGCTGTTGGGCGAAGAACTGGGAGCAGGTCAAGTACTGTTCCCAGGCCTGTCGCCGCCAGCGCGCCTCGGTTGGCCTTTGA
- a CDS encoding YaiI/YqxD family protein, whose amino-acid sequence MAIWVDADACPGVIKDMLFRVAERTAIVVTLVANRPLRTPPSRYIKSMVVPAGFDVADREIARQVASGDLVVTADIPLAADVVARGAVALNPRGELYTIQNIGHHLSTRNFMEELRSSGVETGGPAAFSTSDGRAFARELDRYVLKASRTP is encoded by the coding sequence GTGGCCATCTGGGTGGATGCCGACGCCTGTCCTGGCGTCATCAAGGACATGCTCTTTCGGGTGGCCGAGCGCACCGCCATCGTGGTCACGCTGGTGGCCAACCGGCCACTGCGCACGCCGCCTTCACGCTACATCAAGTCCATGGTGGTGCCGGCGGGTTTCGACGTGGCTGATCGTGAGATCGCGCGCCAGGTCGCGTCAGGCGACCTGGTCGTCACGGCCGACATCCCGCTGGCCGCCGACGTGGTGGCCAGGGGCGCGGTAGCGCTCAATCCGCGCGGCGAACTCTATACGATCCAGAACATCGGCCATCACCTGAGTACCCGCAATTTCATGGAAGAGTTGCGCAGCAGCGGTGTCGAGACCGGCGGCCCGGCCGCCTTCAGCACTAGCGATGGCCGCGCCTTCGCACGCGAGCTGGACCGCTACGTCCTGAAGGCCTCGCGCACCCCCTGA
- the ruvA gene encoding Holliday junction branch migration protein RuvA, protein MIGRLSGILLEKLPPNLLVDCQGVGYEVAVPMSTYYNLPAVGEKVTLLTHLAIREDAHILFGFGTAEERNTFKELIKISGVGARTALSILSGMSVSDLAQAVSLQEAGRLTRVPGIGKKTAERLLLELKGKLGADLGVAPGVVHSDATADILNALLALGYSDKEASLAMKQVPKEASVSDGIKLALKALSKA, encoded by the coding sequence ATGATCGGTCGCCTCTCCGGAATTCTTCTAGAAAAACTCCCTCCCAATCTGCTGGTGGATTGCCAGGGCGTCGGCTACGAAGTGGCCGTGCCCATGAGCACCTACTACAACCTGCCGGCCGTGGGCGAGAAGGTCACGTTGCTGACACACCTGGCCATCCGCGAGGATGCGCACATCCTGTTCGGGTTTGGGACTGCTGAAGAACGCAATACGTTCAAGGAGCTGATCAAGATTTCCGGGGTCGGTGCGCGTACCGCACTGTCCATCCTGTCGGGCATGTCGGTGTCGGACCTGGCGCAGGCCGTGAGCCTGCAGGAAGCCGGTCGCCTGACCCGCGTGCCCGGCATCGGCAAGAAGACCGCCGAACGCCTGCTGCTGGAATTGAAGGGCAAGCTGGGTGCGGATCTGGGCGTGGCCCCCGGCGTGGTCCACAGCGATGCCACGGCCGACATCCTCAACGCCCTGCTGGCGCTGGGCTATTCGGACAAGGAAGCGAGTCTGGCCATGAAGCAGGTACCCAAGGAGGCCAGCGTCTCGGACGGCATCAAGCTGGCCCTCAAGGCGCTCTCCAAGGCCTAA
- the ruvC gene encoding crossover junction endodeoxyribonuclease RuvC: MKILGIDPGLRTTGFGVIHKQGNTLSYIASGTIKSPDGDLPSRLKVILSSVGEVVRTYAPDCAAIEKVFVNVNPQSTLLLGQARGAAICALVAADLAVAEYTALQVKQAVAGHGRAQKAQVQEMVARLLKLPGLPGTDAADALGVAICHAHGGGVLSDLGTLAPALARKGIRMRGGRLVG; the protein is encoded by the coding sequence ATGAAAATCCTCGGTATCGACCCTGGCTTGCGTACCACCGGTTTCGGGGTCATCCACAAGCAGGGCAACACGCTGTCTTATATCGCCTCGGGCACTATCAAGAGCCCGGATGGCGATCTGCCTTCACGTCTGAAGGTGATCCTCTCCAGTGTTGGCGAAGTGGTGCGCACCTATGCGCCTGACTGCGCCGCCATCGAAAAGGTGTTCGTCAACGTCAACCCGCAATCGACGCTGCTGCTGGGGCAGGCTCGCGGCGCGGCGATCTGCGCGCTGGTGGCGGCTGACCTGGCGGTGGCCGAATACACCGCCTTGCAGGTCAAGCAAGCCGTGGCCGGCCATGGACGGGCGCAGAAGGCCCAGGTGCAGGAAATGGTGGCTCGGCTGCTGAAGCTGCCGGGCCTGCCCGGCACCGACGCGGCCGATGCGCTGGGTGTGGCGATCTGTCATGCGCACGGCGGCGGGGTCTTGTCCGACCTCGGCACGTTGGCCCCGGCGCTGGCGCGCAAGGGTATACGGATGCGCGGCGGGCGCCTGGTCGGCTAG